Proteins encoded in a region of the Photobacterium profundum SS9 genome:
- the prc gene encoding carboxy terminal-processing peptidase has translation MNCRFRFSLIAAGMMLAASAQALEAKYSLSDLPQLAPEKQHATASKRVASRFTRSHYKQFSLNDQFSSDMFDRYVEMLDFNKSFLTAADVRLLEKWQNKFDDQLKVGDTSGAFEIFNKVLQRRYDRYQYALTLLDNEIKFNTNDDFVVDRSELDWAADRNALNEIWRQRVKYDALNLKLADKDWKEIKETLSKRYNNALKRLTQTHSEDVFQIYMNAFAREVDPHTSYLSPRNAEQFQSEMNLSLEGIGAVLQVVDDYTVIRSLVAGGPASSSKKLAAGDRIIGVAQDGKSVVDVIGWRLDDVVQLIKGPKGSKVKLEILPEGKNAKSYDITIVRDKIRLEDRAVKSEVKTVGSKKIGVIEVPSFYVGLAEDTKKEIAKLNESQVDGVVIDLRNNGGGALTEATALTGLFINSGPVVQVRDSYGRVKVNGDSDDRVYFDGPLTVLQNRYSASASEIFAAATQDYGRAVVIGEQSFGKGTVQQHRSLNHIYDLFDKPLGHVQYTIQKFYRINGGSTQNLGVVPDIAFPTAVDPAETGESVEDNALPWDSIKPASYQKLVNYSPILPSLKAKHEQRISKDMEFGFIRDDIQEYKKDKDIKTISLNEKMRIAEQDKTDSKRLARLNKRQKVLGKKPFATLEDVPKDYESPDAYLDEAVDITADLVNAQS, from the coding sequence ATGAACTGTCGATTCCGTTTTTCCCTGATCGCTGCTGGCATGATGCTGGCAGCCTCAGCGCAAGCCCTAGAGGCTAAGTATTCATTAAGTGATTTGCCACAACTTGCGCCTGAAAAGCAGCATGCTACGGCAAGTAAAAGGGTTGCTTCGCGGTTTACACGTTCGCACTACAAGCAATTCTCTCTTAATGATCAATTTTCTTCTGACATGTTCGATCGTTATGTCGAAATGTTGGACTTCAATAAAAGCTTCCTTACTGCGGCTGATGTTAGGCTACTTGAAAAATGGCAAAACAAATTCGATGACCAACTTAAAGTTGGTGATACATCGGGGGCTTTTGAAATTTTCAATAAAGTGCTTCAACGTCGTTATGATCGCTATCAATACGCGTTAACATTGCTAGATAACGAAATTAAATTTAATACTAATGATGACTTTGTTGTCGATCGTTCAGAATTGGATTGGGCTGCAGATCGTAATGCATTAAATGAAATTTGGCGCCAACGTGTAAAATACGATGCGTTAAATCTGAAACTTGCAGATAAAGATTGGAAAGAAATTAAAGAAACCTTGAGCAAGCGTTATAACAATGCGTTAAAGCGTCTCACACAAACTCATAGCGAAGATGTATTTCAAATTTACATGAATGCATTTGCACGTGAAGTTGATCCGCATACCAGCTATTTATCTCCTCGTAATGCAGAACAATTCCAATCAGAGATGAACCTATCTTTGGAAGGGATCGGTGCTGTGCTTCAAGTTGTTGATGATTACACTGTTATTCGTTCGCTTGTTGCTGGTGGCCCTGCGTCATCATCTAAAAAGCTTGCTGCAGGCGACCGAATTATTGGTGTTGCACAAGACGGAAAGAGCGTTGTCGATGTTATTGGCTGGCGTTTGGACGATGTTGTTCAGTTGATTAAAGGCCCTAAAGGTAGCAAGGTTAAACTTGAGATTCTTCCGGAAGGAAAGAACGCCAAAAGTTACGATATAACTATTGTGCGTGATAAAATCCGTTTAGAAGATAGAGCGGTGAAATCTGAAGTGAAAACAGTCGGCAGTAAGAAAATAGGTGTAATTGAAGTACCTAGTTTCTACGTTGGTTTGGCTGAAGACACGAAAAAAGAGATCGCAAAACTAAACGAATCACAAGTCGATGGTGTGGTTATCGATCTTCGTAATAACGGTGGTGGTGCGCTTACAGAGGCAACAGCATTAACCGGTTTATTTATAAACAGTGGCCCGGTTGTTCAAGTTCGTGACAGTTATGGCCGTGTAAAAGTAAATGGTGATTCTGATGATCGCGTTTATTTTGATGGACCGTTAACCGTACTACAAAATCGATACAGTGCATCTGCTTCTGAAATTTTTGCCGCTGCAACACAAGACTATGGTCGAGCTGTTGTGATTGGTGAGCAATCTTTTGGTAAGGGTACTGTTCAGCAGCACCGTTCACTGAATCATATCTATGATTTGTTTGATAAGCCTTTAGGTCATGTCCAATATACAATTCAGAAATTCTACCGTATTAACGGTGGTAGTACTCAGAATTTAGGTGTTGTACCTGATATTGCTTTCCCAACGGCTGTCGATCCAGCTGAAACGGGTGAGAGTGTTGAAGATAACGCTTTACCGTGGGACAGCATTAAACCTGCAAGTTATCAAAAATTAGTAAATTATTCCCCAATATTGCCTTCTTTAAAAGCGAAGCATGAGCAACGCATAAGCAAAGATATGGAATTCGGTTTTATTCGTGATGACATTCAAGAATACAAAAAGGATAAAGATATTAAGACCATTTCTTTGAATGAGAAAATGCGTATTGCGGAACAGGATAAGACAGACAGTAAACGATTAGCACGTTTGAATAAGCGCCAGAAAGTATTAGGTAAAAAACCTTTTGCTACACTGGAAGATGTGCCGAAAGATTATGAGTCACCAGATGCTTACCTTGATGAAGCTGTTGATATAACAGCGGATTTAGTTAACGCTCAAAGTTAA
- a CDS encoding VOC family protein: MKQSIIHIALVVKDYDEAIDFYVNKLQFELIEDTYQPEQDKRWVVVSPPGSNGVALLLARASKPEQHDFIGNQAGGRVFLFLNTDDFWRDYNRMVSDGITFVRPPQEQDYGTVAVFEDLYGNRWDLLQMNDDHTMSSRI, encoded by the coding sequence ATGAAGCAATCAATTATTCATATTGCGCTAGTAGTTAAAGATTACGATGAAGCGATTGATTTTTATGTCAATAAATTACAATTTGAGCTGATCGAAGATACCTACCAGCCAGAACAGGATAAACGATGGGTTGTTGTCTCACCTCCTGGCTCTAATGGGGTGGCGTTACTATTAGCACGTGCATCAAAACCAGAACAGCATGACTTCATTGGTAACCAGGCGGGTGGGCGTGTTTTTTTATTCTTAAATACCGATGACTTTTGGCGAGACTATAACCGAATGGTATCTGACGGTATTACATTTGTGAGACCTCCCCAAGAGCAAGATTATGGAACCGTTGCCGTATTTGAAGATTTATATGGTAATCGCTGGGATCTGCTTCAAATGAATGATGACCATACGATGTCTAGTAGAATCTAA
- a CDS encoding lipocalin family protein — protein MYKSCMVAFILFFSSFSVNSVADDLTEFDYPLLLGDWYWFSTTDDGIESEGESYRAMNIKFKSSYNFVIRLLRVDGSVDEWAGKYDVDETNIVFSSEGPLEQNHNYMLTYNQFILDGARFTKLAPENLPGEWRSSKISGRDVAEGISELSISLRPDFLFSAEVSNNEGKTKEHRGIYYLEDDHIVLIYEGGQQDSQFLLGADTLTLSNTQFGMEAVMQRE, from the coding sequence ATGTATAAATCGTGTATGGTGGCTTTTATACTTTTCTTTAGCAGCTTCAGTGTTAACTCTGTTGCCGATGATCTGACTGAGTTTGATTACCCCTTATTATTAGGTGATTGGTATTGGTTCAGTACCACTGATGATGGTATTGAAAGTGAGGGAGAAAGTTATCGGGCGATGAATATTAAATTCAAGTCGTCTTATAATTTTGTTATTCGGTTATTACGCGTCGATGGCTCGGTTGATGAGTGGGCGGGTAAATACGATGTTGATGAAACGAATATTGTATTTTCTTCTGAGGGGCCGTTAGAACAAAACCATAATTATATGCTCACGTATAATCAATTTATTTTAGACGGTGCTCGATTTACTAAATTAGCGCCAGAAAATTTACCGGGTGAATGGCGCTCATCGAAAATTTCGGGGCGAGACGTTGCGGAAGGTATTTCTGAATTATCTATTTCATTGCGACCTGACTTCTTATTTTCGGCTGAAGTATCGAATAATGAAGGTAAAACGAAAGAGCACCGTGGAATCTATTATTTAGAAGATGATCATATTGTTTTAATTTACGAAGGTGGTCAGCAAGATAGTCAGTTTTTATTAGGCGCCGACACGTTAACATTATCTAATACACAATTTGGTATGGAAGCGGTTATGCAGCGAGAATAG
- a CDS encoding BamA/TamA family outer membrane protein, translating to MENTFVLHCLKKLSLTFLTLSVFATQQTYASEYIVEKINHHNQKQSSWVVLPYIFSSDSMGLTTGAVGIFDGYLQPQMTMVATVFVGEELDVTDEIDGNNKEERTAGAMFAVSGYKPPLTDRIFITMLGAYAYYPNQRLYLDGSNDSIRDLESNDPKSTSPLQTQGYSNWFEADFRYVLPWGESTDNALPIIQLDRGIAVNRDNSGGGTPFSTGQTILGTELFYSKWTADKFTEEPVINTNGVRFYLEHDNTDYPANPARGYRFNGQFSVDLGIGNSTQSWNAIELDYAHYIELDDFSWTRQNVIAFNVWSAYSPSWDKSESLHADGGVLDKHQTPMWEGARLGGWNRMRAYDSNRFNDKAALYGTVEYRVIPDFNPLRDNTWSPFPINWFQTVFYIEVGRVAEQYELDSLLTDMKYDVGFSLRALAANVPVRFEMAFGEEGSAMWVMLNQPF from the coding sequence ATGGAAAATACTTTCGTCTTACACTGTTTAAAAAAACTGTCTTTGACGTTTTTAACACTGAGTGTTTTTGCTACACAGCAAACCTACGCAAGCGAATACATTGTAGAAAAAATTAATCATCACAATCAAAAGCAAAGTTCTTGGGTGGTATTACCCTATATATTCAGTTCTGACAGTATGGGGCTAACGACCGGAGCTGTGGGGATATTTGATGGGTATCTTCAGCCACAAATGACAATGGTGGCAACAGTATTCGTAGGTGAAGAGCTTGATGTCACAGATGAAATTGATGGTAATAATAAAGAAGAACGCACAGCTGGCGCTATGTTTGCCGTAAGTGGCTATAAACCACCACTTACAGATCGCATATTCATTACTATGCTTGGTGCCTACGCCTATTACCCAAATCAGCGTCTATACCTTGATGGCAGTAATGATTCCATTCGCGATCTGGAATCGAATGATCCGAAGAGTACCTCTCCTTTGCAAACTCAAGGTTATAGCAATTGGTTTGAAGCCGATTTTCGTTATGTTCTGCCTTGGGGAGAAAGTACTGATAATGCCCTACCCATTATTCAATTAGATCGAGGTATCGCCGTTAATAGAGATAATAGCGGTGGCGGTACTCCCTTTTCAACAGGGCAAACGATTTTAGGAACTGAGCTGTTTTACTCCAAATGGACAGCAGATAAATTTACTGAAGAACCCGTAATAAATACGAATGGTGTTAGGTTCTATCTTGAGCATGATAATACCGATTACCCCGCAAACCCAGCCAGAGGATATCGTTTTAATGGTCAATTCTCTGTCGATTTAGGTATTGGAAATTCAACGCAAAGTTGGAATGCAATTGAACTTGATTATGCGCATTATATAGAACTTGATGACTTTTCATGGACGAGACAAAATGTTATCGCATTTAATGTCTGGAGTGCTTACTCACCCTCATGGGATAAGTCAGAAAGTTTACATGCCGACGGTGGTGTATTAGATAAACATCAAACTCCCATGTGGGAAGGTGCCCGTTTAGGTGGTTGGAATAGAATGCGTGCTTACGATAGTAACCGGTTTAATGATAAAGCAGCATTATATGGCACCGTCGAATACCGTGTAATTCCAGACTTTAACCCTTTACGCGATAACACATGGAGCCCATTTCCTATCAATTGGTTTCAAACGGTCTTTTATATTGAAGTGGGACGCGTCGCAGAACAGTATGAACTCGATTCGTTACTCACTGACATGAAATACGATGTTGGCTTCAGTCTACGGGCATTAGCCGCTAACGTCCCCGTTCGTTTTGAAATGGCTTTTGGTGAAGAAGGGTCGGCAATGTGGGTTATGCTCAATCAACCATTTTAA
- a CDS encoding HD domain-containing protein: protein MKEITQTLDFIVEIEKLKSVIRNTRPVGLERYENSAEHSWHVCLSALMLKDYANEPVDINRVIKMLLIHDLGEIDAGDTIIYASETVENKQNEEAGLKRILDLLPDGLGEEYLSLWHDFEASETAESKYAKAIDRVPPLLHNLQGNGHSWKKHNIPKEKVFSLNGRRISDGSQQLWETLEVKLQQAVIDGVLK from the coding sequence GTGAAAGAAATTACACAAACCCTCGATTTTATCGTAGAGATCGAAAAGTTAAAATCGGTTATTCGCAATACTCGTCCAGTCGGTCTAGAGCGCTATGAAAATTCAGCTGAGCACAGTTGGCATGTGTGCCTTTCTGCTTTAATGCTCAAAGATTACGCTAATGAGCCCGTAGATATCAACCGTGTAATCAAGATGCTGCTTATCCATGATTTAGGCGAGATTGATGCGGGCGATACGATAATATACGCCAGTGAAACAGTTGAAAATAAGCAAAATGAAGAAGCTGGATTAAAGCGCATTTTAGACTTGTTACCTGATGGGCTAGGTGAAGAATACCTGTCGTTATGGCATGACTTTGAAGCCAGTGAAACGGCGGAATCTAAATATGCAAAGGCCATTGATCGTGTTCCGCCTCTACTGCATAACCTTCAAGGTAATGGGCATAGCTGGAAAAAACATAATATTCCCAAAGAGAAAGTCTTTTCATTAAATGGACGTAGAATTTCAGACGGAAGCCAACAACTTTGGGAAACCCTTGAGGTAAAGCTACAGCAAGCTGTTATCGATGGTGTGCTAAAGTAA
- a CDS encoding GAF domain-containing protein translates to MENKNAFYKRLTQQAIALTEDEPDLIANISNISALLNMELEDINWVGFYLLKGDQLVLGPFQGKVACVRIPVGRGVCGTAISENKVQRVSDVHAFPGHIACDAVSNSEIVIPLTVKGELIGVLDIDSPSLSRFDQNDEDGLVSFVKELQKSL, encoded by the coding sequence ATGGAAAATAAGAACGCGTTTTATAAAAGATTAACTCAGCAGGCAATTGCATTGACTGAAGACGAGCCTGATCTGATTGCTAATATCTCTAATATTAGTGCGTTACTGAATATGGAGTTAGAAGATATTAACTGGGTAGGCTTTTATTTACTCAAAGGCGATCAGTTAGTGCTTGGTCCATTTCAAGGGAAAGTCGCATGTGTACGTATTCCTGTTGGACGAGGTGTGTGTGGCACTGCCATCTCAGAAAACAAAGTACAACGTGTTTCTGATGTTCATGCCTTTCCAGGACATATTGCTTGTGATGCCGTAAGCAATTCTGAAATCGTAATACCATTAACCGTAAAAGGCGAATTGATTGGCGTTTTGGATATTGATAGCCCAAGTTTGTCAAGATTTGACCAAAATGATGAAGATGGACTAGTGTCTTTTGTGAAAGAACTACAAAAAAGCCTCTAA
- the yeiP gene encoding elongation factor P-like protein YeiP yields MPKASEIKKFAAIEHNGKVFLVKDIKKLTPSGRAGASLYRMRLYDVATGSKTDESFKADEMITLADFRRHPVMFSYIDGEEYVFMDSEDYTPYNFNKDSIVEELLFITEDTQGLQVLTVDDLPVAIELPATVDMVISETDPSIKGASASARTKPAIMSTGLSVQVPEYIASGEKIKINTAEQKFMSRADSK; encoded by the coding sequence ATGCCAAAGGCTAGTGAAATAAAGAAGTTTGCAGCTATCGAACATAACGGAAAAGTGTTTTTAGTTAAAGATATTAAGAAGCTAACACCGAGTGGTCGTGCTGGTGCAAGTCTTTATCGTATGCGTTTATACGATGTGGCAACTGGTTCGAAAACAGATGAAAGCTTCAAAGCTGATGAAATGATTACTCTGGCTGATTTTCGTCGTCATCCTGTTATGTTTTCATACATTGATGGTGAAGAGTATGTCTTCATGGATAGTGAAGATTACACGCCATATAACTTCAATAAAGATAGCATTGTAGAAGAGCTGCTTTTCATTACCGAAGATACACAAGGTCTGCAAGTTCTGACTGTTGATGATTTGCCAGTAGCCATCGAGTTACCAGCAACGGTTGATATGGTTATTAGTGAGACAGATCCTTCAATTAAAGGCGCATCGGCGAGTGCTCGTACTAAGCCTGCAATTATGTCTACAGGTTTGTCTGTACAAGTGCCTGAATACATCGCATCTGGCGAAAAGATTAAGATCAACACCGCAGAACAGAAGTTCATGAGCCGTGCTGATTCAAAGTAA
- a CDS encoding chemotaxis protein, which produces MIKSATNQSQGMLLFQLTLNQSFAIGTLKVKEIVPFTPLTVIPYSHSTVLGAATLRGQTFPVIDMAKAVGYRALVNEEIKDCYIIITDCQRKLVGFMVRGINKITECNWHEIDAPPASLGNNVFVTGVTTVEDNLVQLLDVELLMSKIFPADPSSLNPVLTDIEREILRPLKILLVDDSSVARRQLSQALDSISVPYFISTNGQDALNMMKHAADNNDPFQILVSDIEMPGLDGYELAFDVKNTEKLKSVYIILHTSLSSEISVSQAHQVGADEALTKFEANELIHAMLRGAERHA; this is translated from the coding sequence ATGATTAAAAGCGCAACCAACCAGTCTCAAGGGATGTTGCTTTTTCAACTAACATTAAACCAATCGTTTGCGATTGGAACGTTGAAAGTTAAAGAAATTGTTCCTTTCACACCGTTAACTGTTATTCCGTATTCTCATTCTACCGTTTTGGGCGCTGCTACTTTGCGTGGTCAAACATTCCCTGTGATCGATATGGCTAAAGCTGTGGGCTATCGAGCGTTGGTCAATGAGGAAATAAAAGATTGTTATATTATCATTACCGATTGCCAGAGAAAGTTAGTCGGTTTTATGGTACGTGGTATAAATAAAATTACAGAATGTAATTGGCATGAAATTGATGCTCCACCTGCATCGTTAGGCAATAATGTGTTTGTTACTGGTGTAACAACTGTTGAAGATAATCTTGTTCAACTTCTAGATGTTGAATTGTTGATGTCAAAGATCTTCCCTGCAGATCCAAGTAGTCTTAATCCTGTACTAACAGATATCGAACGTGAAATTTTGCGTCCACTTAAAATTTTATTGGTCGATGATTCATCTGTTGCTCGACGTCAGTTATCACAAGCATTAGACAGTATTAGTGTTCCTTACTTTATATCAACGAATGGGCAAGATGCTTTAAATATGATGAAACATGCAGCGGATAATAATGATCCGTTTCAGATTCTAGTCAGTGATATTGAGATGCCAGGCCTTGATGGCTATGAACTTGCTTTTGACGTAAAGAATACTGAAAAACTGAAAAGTGTTTACATTATTTTGCATACTTCTTTATCTAGTGAGATTAGCGTTTCCCAAGCTCATCAAGTTGGTGCTGATGAAGCACTCACTAAATTTGAAGCTAACGAGCTTATCCATGCAATGTTGCGTGGTGCTGAACGCCACGCTTAG
- a CDS encoding ABC transporter ATP-binding protein, with translation MKDSVNQTINWSWLLKQAKRHRPRLVAANIIALIATLVSVPIPLLMPLMVDEVLLDKPADGVKFLNLLLPESLHDATGYILMVLFLVILMRVAGQALNILQSRQFTLVAKDITYNLRGHLLDKLGRISMRQYEERGSGGITSHLITDVETIDKFIGDTLSRFLIGLLTVIGTAVILLWLNWQLGLLILLVNPVVVYASRLMGNRVKNLKKKENQAFEKFQQRLVETLEGLYQLRASNREREFLAQLKSNANDIRHNADKYAWQSEAAGRVSFLLFLLGFELFRAAAMLMVLFSDLSIGQMFAVFGYLWFMLGPVQELLGIQFAWYSASAAMQRLNNLLVLEEEVRPTPKVNPFVDGETLQIEVKKLHFAYDEDKEVLHDLNLVIPAGKRVALVGSSGGGKSTLIQLLLGIYQKNTGDILINNHPIEDVGYDNLRNKMAVVLQHPVLFNDTLRQNLTLGADYTDEQLWLALDIAQLTDVTERLTNGLDTEIGRQGIRLSGGQRQRLAIARMVLSDPEFVILDEATSALDTATEAALHTALNEFLVGKTTLIVAHRLSAVKQADLIYVLEDGQVSQTGTHKELVNEKGLYQTLYGSVQSPDEKHQSVLVSDMINNSTNESGQETHNSQVIDHKKLDGNTSEDNLAVARMNSK, from the coding sequence GTGAAAGATTCTGTAAACCAAACAATTAACTGGTCTTGGCTTCTAAAGCAAGCAAAACGTCACCGCCCAAGACTTGTCGCTGCAAATATTATTGCTCTCATAGCAACTCTGGTTAGCGTGCCAATCCCACTTCTAATGCCATTAATGGTTGATGAAGTATTACTTGATAAACCGGCTGATGGGGTCAAATTCTTAAATTTATTACTGCCTGAGTCACTTCATGACGCAACGGGTTACATCTTAATGGTGTTGTTCCTTGTTATATTGATGCGCGTAGCAGGTCAAGCGCTTAATATACTGCAAAGTCGGCAGTTTACCCTCGTCGCAAAAGATATAACTTATAACTTACGTGGTCACCTCCTCGATAAACTGGGCCGCATCAGTATGCGTCAATATGAGGAAAGAGGCAGTGGTGGTATTACGTCACATCTGATTACAGACGTCGAAACCATCGATAAATTTATAGGTGACACATTAAGCCGCTTTTTAATCGGTCTATTAACAGTAATTGGTACAGCCGTTATTCTGCTTTGGTTAAATTGGCAGCTTGGTTTACTGATTCTGCTTGTTAACCCTGTGGTGGTTTACGCTTCTCGGTTAATGGGGAACCGTGTAAAAAACCTGAAGAAGAAAGAAAACCAAGCATTTGAAAAGTTCCAACAACGCCTTGTTGAAACGCTTGAGGGTCTATACCAGTTACGCGCATCTAACCGTGAGCGTGAATTTCTGGCCCAATTAAAATCGAACGCGAATGACATCCGTCACAATGCGGATAAATACGCTTGGCAATCAGAAGCCGCGGGTCGCGTTTCCTTTCTACTCTTTTTATTAGGCTTTGAGTTATTCCGCGCTGCTGCAATGTTGATGGTGCTGTTCAGTGATTTATCTATTGGTCAGATGTTTGCCGTGTTTGGTTACCTATGGTTTATGTTGGGTCCCGTACAAGAGTTATTAGGTATTCAGTTTGCTTGGTACAGTGCTTCAGCTGCGATGCAACGTTTAAACAACTTATTGGTATTAGAAGAAGAAGTGCGTCCAACACCAAAAGTGAACCCTTTCGTCGACGGTGAAACATTACAGATAGAAGTTAAAAAGCTACATTTCGCCTACGATGAAGATAAGGAAGTATTACACGATCTGAATTTAGTTATCCCTGCAGGGAAAAGAGTGGCGTTAGTCGGCTCTTCAGGCGGCGGTAAATCAACGTTGATTCAATTGCTATTGGGTATTTATCAAAAAAATACTGGGGATATCTTAATTAATAACCACCCTATTGAAGATGTTGGTTACGACAATCTTCGAAACAAGATGGCGGTGGTATTACAGCACCCTGTGTTATTTAATGATACGTTAAGGCAGAATTTAACGTTAGGTGCTGATTATACAGATGAACAATTGTGGTTAGCATTAGATATAGCCCAATTAACCGATGTCACTGAGCGCCTAACCAATGGCTTAGACACTGAAATTGGCCGTCAAGGTATTCGCTTATCAGGTGGGCAGCGACAACGTCTTGCTATTGCACGTATGGTTTTGTCTGATCCTGAGTTTGTCATACTTGATGAGGCAACATCAGCTTTAGATACAGCAACAGAAGCTGCGCTACATACTGCTTTGAATGAATTTTTAGTTGGCAAAACAACACTGATTGTTGCCCACCGTTTATCTGCGGTTAAGCAAGCTGATTTAATATACGTGCTTGAAGATGGGCAAGTAAGTCAGACAGGTACGCATAAAGAACTTGTTAATGAGAAAGGCTTATACCAAACTTTATATGGTTCAGTGCAATCACCTGATGAAAAACATCAATCAGTGTTGGTTTCAGACATGATCAATAACAGCACCAATGAAAGCGGTCAAGAAACGCACAACTCACAAGTTATTGATCATAAAAAGCTTGATGGTAATACCAGTGAAGATAACTTGGCAGTAGCCAGAATGAACTCAAAATAA
- the proQ gene encoding RNA chaperone ProQ, whose amino-acid sequence MENSEKLTNSKEVIAYIAERFPKCFTIEGEAKPLKIGIFQDLAERLNEDEKVSKTQLRTALRQYTSSWRYLHGVKAGVNRVDLDGNECGVLEQEHVEHAHKALEESKAKVRARRKEQAVAKAAASKDGEAKTNKNHAKSPKPKNTKPKTSKLNKKPADTSRALTADEVKVGNDVLVNMGSGNMPASIVEFNKDDVRVRLTNGLTMVVKMEHLRS is encoded by the coding sequence ATGGAAAACTCTGAAAAGTTAACGAACAGTAAAGAAGTTATTGCATACATTGCTGAGCGTTTCCCAAAATGTTTTACTATTGAAGGTGAAGCTAAGCCACTTAAAATTGGTATCTTCCAAGATTTAGCTGAACGCCTAAATGAAGATGAGAAAGTCAGTAAAACACAATTACGTACAGCGCTGCGTCAATACACGTCTTCTTGGCGTTATCTTCATGGAGTAAAAGCCGGTGTAAACCGTGTTGACCTTGATGGCAATGAATGTGGCGTTCTAGAGCAAGAGCACGTAGAACACGCACATAAAGCCCTTGAAGAAAGCAAAGCTAAAGTTCGTGCTCGTCGTAAAGAGCAAGCAGTTGCTAAAGCTGCTGCAAGCAAAGATGGCGAAGCGAAAACAAATAAAAATCATGCTAAATCACCTAAACCTAAGAACACTAAGCCAAAAACGTCTAAGCTAAATAAAAAGCCTGCAGATACATCCCGTGCTTTAACAGCTGATGAAGTAAAAGTTGGCAACGATGTTTTAGTGAATATGGGCTCTGGTAACATGCCGGCATCTATCGTTGAATTTAACAAGGACGATGTGCGTGTTCGTTTAACCAATGGTTTGACCATGGTTGTAAAAATGGAGCACCTGCGTTCGTAA
- a CDS encoding HD domain-containing protein → MLQVERQLKDIIVSIMAPDPAHDINHIERVVTSAKAFAIQEGASLDIVIPAAWLHDCVSLPKNHPDRHLGSQFAAKQAITYLKSINYPERFYADIEHAIEAHSYSANIDIKTIEAAVVQDADRIDALGAIGIARCIQVGTTFGASLYSNDDPFCDHRQYDDKHFSVDHFYNKLFKLKDTMNTKAAEKEAQIRTEYMKGFLAQLQNEISV, encoded by the coding sequence ATGCTGCAAGTAGAACGACAATTAAAAGACATCATAGTAAGTATAATGGCTCCTGATCCTGCGCATGACATCAATCACATAGAACGGGTTGTTACCTCAGCAAAAGCGTTTGCCATTCAAGAAGGGGCATCGTTAGATATCGTGATTCCTGCCGCTTGGTTACACGATTGTGTATCTTTACCAAAGAACCACCCTGATAGACATTTAGGCTCTCAATTTGCTGCAAAACAAGCCATTACTTACTTAAAGTCGATCAACTACCCTGAGCGTTTTTACGCTGACATCGAGCATGCTATAGAGGCGCATAGTTATAGTGCCAACATCGACATCAAAACTATTGAGGCTGCAGTAGTACAAGATGCAGACCGAATTGATGCTTTAGGGGCTATTGGCATTGCGCGATGCATACAGGTAGGCACTACATTTGGCGCAAGCTTATATTCGAATGATGACCCATTCTGTGACCACCGTCAGTATGATGATAAACACTTTTCTGTCGACCATTTTTATAACAAGCTTTTTAAGCTCAAAGACACCATGAATACGAAAGCGGCCGAAAAAGAAGCGCAGATAAGAACAGAATATATGAAGGGTTTTCTTGCTCAGTTACAAAACGAAATCAGTGTTTAG